Genomic window (Zingiber officinale cultivar Zhangliang chromosome 2B, Zo_v1.1, whole genome shotgun sequence):
TAAATATGagcaaaataaatataaataatatgtaCAATTTAATATACTGTTTTACAAATATTTAattgcaaaagaaaacaaaataaactcATAATTTTTCTTTTGCCTTTCTTTttgcaagatttttttttttaattcttagtTTTTCGAACCTACATTAAATTTGATGCCAGAAAATAAAAACACACTTGCCAAGGTCCAGTTAAAAGATTAAAATATATTTGAAATTACAAAATTTTGATCTTATGGATTAGCTACAATTTTCCTTATAAAATAAATGTGTTCTGAGTTCTTTGAGCCATTGGAGTCAGTTAAGAAATTAAGTTGAAACTAAATATTCATATTCTCCTGAATGTATTTCAAATCCAAgactattattatattttttttatactagGTATTCAGATCTTAATCTTAAAATAGACATCTTATATTTCATCCACcaagtaaatttaaaaaaattagattttgattgaCATGGCATCCAAGCACACCAAAAATTCAATCTGCACTTGTGCCTGTGAAAACTACCTAGTACACTCTTGAGTGAACTCAATATTTCAATTAATTGAGAATGATCGTCAACCTCGACTTAACTCAAGATCAAACTAAAACATTGATTACAATCCGAAACCCATCGCGTGTTGATCCTACAACTCTATGCTTGTTTCATATCATTCTTTGCCTTCTTTGAGCGTTTACCTCATTCTAAGCCTCAAAGCCGTTGAACTAACAACTTACTTGATCATGCAAGCACCACTCGATCTCATTGAGTTACAAACTTTCTTAACCACAAGCAACTTAAGAAGTTCCTAATCAACCTTAACCTCTTTGTCTTCCAACTCAACCTTGTCGAGTTATGAGCAACCCACCAAGTTCTTAGTTGTCCTCGACCTTCTGAGCAATCTGTCAAACTTTTTGATCGATCTTAACTTCTTGGACTTCTAATCTTCCAACTTATCCTCGTTGAGTCATGAGCTTTGCAACTTGCCAAGTCCTTGATTGGACTCGACCAAGAATCTCACTTTTATGAACTTTTCATCTCCATGTTCAATCTCTCAAGCATTGCACACTCAAGGCACATCATAACACAAAATTaacctaatttaaatattttgtcaACCATATAATCAACAATTTGAGATATGATTATACTAATAATTATTTCATTATAATTCCTACTCAATACCTCCCAAGTAAAAAAACTAAATTGAATTCAAATTGATGAGTTAGTCGGAGCTTATCCACGCAATTATGCACTCTtcaaataagaattttttttctaaagatCCTTGCTTTCATAATTTTGTGAATCATTCAAGAACCTTTCGATCCTATGCCGTGTTAAAGAAATACCCATTATCATCAGAACAATTATATAAGATCCATGGTAACAATCGaagcaaataaaatatatataaaaagatctttttctattatatttaATAGTCATAAAATCCTTTCTACTGCAAGGAACTAACAACTATTTGTACTAATCCTACATTTCATCTTTGTGAACAGAGAAAAAAGGAGCTTtagagagagaagagaattgAACCATAAGGGAAACAGAGAGGTCaacctcttctctctctctctttttattttttttaattgacaccAGTATCCAATTTACACCGACTATACATCCATTGAATGACCGTGCAATCTATGTGTTTTCTATATACTTTTCATTTTCAAGCATCTATTACCCCACATGAAAGCAAGACCACACCCTACATGAAGACGACATCAAACTTCATAAAAAGAAATGCAATATTCAGAAAATAGTTCAGGCTTAGTTTTCACAATCATGAAAAAACAAAGCTTACCATCACATCAACTGGATTGTGATCAGACTGCAATTTCTTGCTTGCATGCAACAAACTTTTCGAATTTCAATTACTTTCCAAAGATCACAATGATTGAATAATGGCTCTCCTTGAAGTAAAAGAGTGCATGAACTTGATAGGGCTATTCCATGTAATCGAACAATAGGATGCCCCACCCTTTCCCTTGAGTTAGAAAAAAACAAATGTAAGAGATTTGCCAACAACCACGGCTTCAGGGTGAAGCTTCCAATTGCAGCATTTGCAAAAGGTGGAATGTGGAAATCATCAGTGAGAAAATACCTTCTGTCAGAGAGAATAAAGAGCGTGAATAACTTACATATACTCAATTGAAAATAGGTTGGACCCGTCTTCTTCTTTAAGCTTCAAGCTTTCCCCAAGCTCATCAAAGCAACTACCAGTTATGCTGCTTGTCTTCAAAGCAAAACCAATAAGCAAATCCAATTTCACCATCCATCCACATCCTTGCCACTGTTCTCTTTTTCTTCCATCCAGAGTTCTCATTTCTGCCTCAGATATTCATAACGCTTGATTAGAGAAGGCTGCTCTGTCCTTCACACTTGAGGTACTCGTCTTCACAAGATCTTTCTCTGATACGCTGAACATTTGCAAGATGGGATCTTTTGGAACTCTTCCTAGTTTTTCAAGTTCAGCAATTCCTGAATCATCTTGTGGATATTTACTCCAAGAGCTGAAGGTATGTGCTTTCTGTTAGATTCATCATTCTTGCATCTGATTCCTACTAAAGTGTCTCTGGGCTTCCCATAAAACTACAGCTGATTTGGGATGAAGTGGGACAAGATCAACTAGAAAGAGAGAGAATTCTACTAGAACTGGAACAGGAATGCATAGATATCTATAGGAGAAAAGTTGACAGTGCTAATATCTTGAGAGTTCGGCTGCATCAGGCATTGGCTGAATCAGAAGCTGAGTTTACTAATCTTCTACTTTCCTTGGGAGAGAGGTCATTCCCTGGACGGGTGAGATATAAATGGCATTTCATAATTTACATTTAGTAAGAAAATAATTGAATGTGAACTGAACTAAAATAGAATATATTGGGGCAGCCTGAAAAATTGACAGGTACATTAAAGGAACAGCTTGATGCAATCACTCCAGCACTTCACGAAATGCAACTGAGGAGAGAAGAGAGGGTGAAGCAGTTTCAGGAGGTTCTAATGCAAATTCAAAGAATTTCTTCTGAAATAGCAGATAAACAAGAGGATAGCAATGTAGTGGTGAATGAAGGGGACCTCTCCATAAAGAAACTTGAGGAGTACCAAAATGAACTCCATAGGCTTCATAAGGAAAAGGTACAGTTTATACCTTTGGAAGGCAGGTTGGTATCATCAATGAACCTATTGCCTTCTCACCAATTTTACACTATGAAAGAATGATAGGCTCCGGAAGGTAGAAGAATACATGGTGGTGGTGAAGAACCTTGCGGAAACAATGGGAATGGATTCAACAGAAATCATCTGTGACATTCACCCAAGCTTGCTAGGTTGTTTAACTGGACAGCAATCAAAGACCATAAGTGACACTGTTTTAGAGAGATTGAACAACAAAGTGGAACAACTCAAAGATGAAAAGCAAAAGAGGATGGCAAAGGTATGTTCCAAATTTCCAACATCCAGTTATTGCAGGCAGTGAAACTAGGTACTAAAATAATACTAGTTGTGCACATAGTGTTCTAATGGTATGCATTACAGACTACTCTATatgattaaattatgcacttcATAAAGCATGCCATACTAGAGAAGAGAATTCAATTCTATTTGAAAAGAGAGTCAATCATAATCGAGAAATACATAACATGAAATTATTGTTGATTGCAATAAGAATCTCCATTATTTGAAACTAACATACTTTTTCTACATGACATTTCTTAATTTCACAACACAGAGCCTTGAAAACAGGATAATGCAGTTGGTCATTTTGCTGTTCATAGAACTTAACATTTTAACCTGTGTGACTTTCAAAACTTGAAGTTCCAATCCATTATAGTTTATAATCAACCAATCTTTATTTGATGACAAATATCCTCATCAAGTTCTTGCAGTTAAATAATAGGTGTAAAAGCAATCTAAATCTCTTAGCTGCAGTAAGTTTTTGTCCATCAATTTTAATTGTTCTTTTAACTTTTTTCTTTATAAATATGTGGTATTAGTTCTAACTGAGTCCGCAGCTTCACAAGCTTGGGAAAGCATTGACAAACTTGTGGAATCTCATGGACACATCGTTTGACCGACAGAAGTTCTcttatatggatatatttacatTGTCAACCTCAGTAGATCATGAGCTAGGACCAGGAAGCCTTTCAGTTGACGTAATCCGCCAGGTACAAGCATCATTCCAGAAATTTAAGCTTAAAATAATTTATCAATTGTCATTTAATGTAAAGCTAAGCAAGTCAACATAGGTTGATCATCTAACATAATGAACTGCAAGTGTAAACCAGATCGAGTCTGAAGTAGAGAGACTAGATCAGTTAAAGTCAACCAAAATGAAAGAACTCTTTCTCAAGAAGCAAAGTGAACTTCAAGAAATATGCAACAAATCGCATTTGGAGGTACCTTCAGAATCAGAGATGCACAAAATTATGAACCTTATCATTTCTGGTATGTCTCTTGAGTTATATTCATCATTTAAAAGTTCCTATGATATTTCTAGTAACTGATAAAGGTTAAACCTTGAATTAAAAAGGAGAGATGGACCATGATGAACTTCTAGTGATAATGGAGGAGCATATATCCAAGGCAAAAGAAGAAGCATGCAGCCGGAAGGAAATAATGGAGAAGGTTGAAAAATGGATGGTTTCATGTGAAGAAGAACAGTGGTTGGAAGAATACAGCAGGGTCATCTATAAATTCAACTCATATGCCTATAGAATCATATTTCACTAGATTATACAGACAAAAAATTTAGTTCTAACATGAGTGCTTACAGGATGAAAAACGTTATTCAGTTAGAAGAGGGGCTCACAAGAACTTGAAACGTGCAGAACGTGCTAGAGCAATTGTGAACAAAATTCCAGGTAAGAGTTGGCTATATGGCTAATGATTATAATTGAaactaaactataaattcaaaaatacaGTATTGGTGAACTTATTGATAGCAAAGACAAAGACATGGGAACAGGAGAGAAAGAAGACTTTCTTGGTTGATGAGGTTAGACAAGACAATTTACCTCTTTTCTTGTTTATCTTTATTCTACTAGGAAATCTACCAAGTCATTTATCAAGAAGACAAACAGATACAAAAGGAAGTTACAAAAGTATCAAAAGAAATGCAGTAAATTATCCTTTTCTTCCTTTCTCACAAATGATGGTGCGTGAGtacatttattttgattaatgcACAAGAAACATTAAGAAATTAGCATGCCCATGATTCATACATCAAACAGAGCAACCTAAAGAATGTACCATTTAAATAAGTGCTTTTCTTGATCAAAGATTAGGATCAATAGGTAAATGGAATTTCAGGATCAAGATAAACATGCACAATCTCCTATTTGATCTTCATATTATGTTAATTGAAGATAGTTCAgtcaaaacaaatttgaaatttgaattgtTGAGACAAACTTAGAAATTTCAGATCTATTACTCAACCAGACAGATTGAGGAAAATAAATTCTCAGCCATAGAATACTGATTGGGATGGTTAAATAGAAAAGTGTTTCTGGACATTTATGCATTCACCATATGCTCACTGAAATtaccaaataaataaatataagatAACAGAATGACTAGTCATGCTCTATGGCCCAAAATGTTAGGCAGATAATAAAGaacaaaaaaaatgtaataaagatGGAGCATTTAGAGATGCTGTAAGGTTGCTATTAGAAATAAAACAAAGCATGTTATTCTTCGCAAATAAATAAGTGTAACGTAATCCCAACAGATAATAGAATGTCAGAAATACACATAAAGGTAGCACAAATATGTTCAAGGATGACCAAAAGATTTTAGTTAGATGAGTACAATCAAATAGAATTAAATGTGTGAAAGGTAGATAGAGGATATaggaaattaacataataaatagaggaaaaatgaccaagaaatTACTAATGATATAATCTTATTTGGAGCCAACTGACAAACTAAAATCCATGTAGATGACCACAAATAGTTGGGAGATAGGCCTTGATTGTTATTTGAAGTGCTATGAACCACTATAGGCTAATGAAAGAAAGAAGAATGTATTCAATGGTGTGTCAATTTAAGTACCAAGTGTCATCAAGGAAAGATAAATTAATGATGACAAATAtttgttttagaattttttttagaggACTGAGAGTGAGAAACATTGAGTAAGGTACATAAAGTAATAGACAGTAAAATGGAACTCATGGCAGGAGTTATTACTATCCTTCAAATAGCACATCACTCATATCTCATAATATAGCAAAAATTAAGGCATATGCAATATTTCATCCACTATCATTCATCATTGAAATCATGCAGGTCCCTCTATTGGCAATGCTTGAAGAGTACATTCTATTGAGGCAGGAAAACGAGGAGGAAAAACAAAGGCAAAGGGTAAGTTATAGTGGGATATGATAAATACAAGAACATATAATGTCACTCTTACACAAAGAATTtactgaaaagaaaaaaaaacaatatcaTCTCTGCAGGATAGGAAATTGCAAATTCAGCTTGCAGCAAGACAGGAAAATTCACTTTTCGCAAGACCAAACACAAGCTCTGGTCGATCTACAAACAATAGCTTAAATAACAGTTTTGTCAGTGCTTCCCCTTCAATTAGGAGGCAAGCAACCATCAAGGAAAGTGAAGGTTTGACAAAGAATTCAGTAAAGCAGGGAGCAACGGTATACAAAGGGCGTAGTATGTTGCAAAAACAGAAGACGCTGATCAACTATAGGCACAACCCTAGTGCTAAAGAAGACGTGCCATCTGAGATCACCATAACATTTTCTGGCTAAATTCACAAACCTTTCTTTGATACTAACGAAGATTGTGCATCCAATATTATTTGATGTGTGAAAGGAATGGCAAAAGTTTTCAGTTAAATGGTCAAGGTTACAAAGTATAATAACTGTTGAGATAACTTTGATGCTACATCCTGCCAATTAAAAAGGACTCACTAGTTCTTAAAGATAGACTAGCAATTACACATGAGTTGGATTATGGGTTATCAGAATCCAAATGGCTTCTAACCCTAATAGACGGAATGAGATCCACTTTCTACCAGAATAATTCCATCGATATCACCTATAGCCGTTGTTGGTCCATGTGACAAGGGCATTATAAAATGCATGCACATGACCCCGCTTGTAGCTACTCACCAACATAAAGCCTATAACGAAGCAGATAAACTAACATATTTTATTGatagatatttatttatttacacaCTGAAATATTAAAAGGTATCATATAGCAGTGCATTAAAAGAACATAAGATCCAAAGAAGAAAAACAAGCAAGGACGTCTCCAACAATCCACAGTATAAATCTCTGTGAAACTCAATAGCTAAGTGCACCTCCACACAATCACTTAGTTTTCAAATCCAATACTGCCATTATTCGCCTCAAGTATATCTAGAGGCAAAAAATAAATGGAACCTTAACTACAGAAGATAGCTACTAGGAATACAATAGCATGTATGGAGCAAAAGGGTTAGCAATGAGATAGCATATTAGGAGTATACATAATAATTATGCCATAAATGAGATGTTCTTATGATGTGTCATACTATATGATTTTAGTTAGTTTTATGTTTTAAGCAAGCTTAATCATAGCGTACCTATGAGTTATTTCCCATCACTCCAAAGCCACATAGAAGTACACCATGCATGCTCAGCAAGCAGAGACGAATCTATTCAAGGGCTATACTGGGCTATAGCCCAGCCCTACCAGCCCAAAAAAAAAATAGGTATAATATGACATCTGATTTCGACTTGCTCAGTCGTTCCCATCTCCAACACGCGCGCGGCGTGCCCCGTCTGAACCGACGACACCGTGAAGGCGCACCGCGTCACCGTCTAACATCGGAACGACTCCACTGCATCGTACCGCCGCACCGGCCCTCGCACGCAGCATATTCACATCCAGACTCTGGACACAGGACAGGTAACCCTAAATGACAAAATCCCTAATATTTTCTACTTCTCCTTTCTACTATATGTCCGTAATCGCCTCCCGACTTCGTTGTCGTGGCCACCATTGAGCAGCGAGAGCATGTCGTGGCTTGCTGCCGGCTTCGCTGCCAAAGCATCGCACATTCTAATGGCATTGGTCGCGTTGCCGACTTGCCGTATTGGTTTTGGCATTTTGCCAAAGCCGGCTTCAATCTTCACAAATCACAGTATTGGTTGTCGTGTTGCTgtataatttgtttttttttggatTGTCATTActcattatttaaaaaaaaaacatctcgGACTGCAAGGGCATCAAAGCTTGAAAATCTTTCATCAATATGGACTTCTATAGTTCTATTATGATTTATCATATGGTGTTGAGATTTAAACGTCTTTTGAACTTAGAATtgattttatcaatattttttaattggCTTTagctttcagtattttattttagaataagataataatttatattttatctcAAGGTATAAATATTTCCCAACCTAATTCATTGTACTTTAAGCCATTAGTAACCTATAACTTGTTTATTTAGGGATTTAATTTTAACTATTTTAAGATGGAACATCAATCTGCTACAAAGAAAGGAAAGACATTAATATCATCTTTCTTTAAAAAGAGAGATCGTGAAACTAGTGAAAGCACTTCAATTCCTACTACAATGGAAAATCAATCTAGTGAAGGTCTTCCCATTCCTAGTGTCCAAATTCCTTAAATTTCTTCTCCTAGCAAAGACCACCGATCATCGTCTGCTTGTATTGAATGAGATctgggaaaaagaaaacaaatatgtGAATATCATGTTAATATACGAGATGAGATAAGACGTTCATATCTAAGGATGGGGCCTTATCAACCAGATATGTTGGAGTATCCGGCTACaaaattggaaatcaaaatcgTTGGCTTCAGAAAAAATGGTTTCAGAAATTTCATTGGTTAGAGTATTCGCCTTCAACAAATAAGGCATATTGtttttattgttttctttttctgaaTGATGTTAATTCATCTAATATCTCGACACTAGTCAATGGAGGATTTGACAATTGGAAAAGGGTAAGCCAAGGAAAAACATGTGCATTTCTTGCCCATATTGGTTCTGCAGCTTCTTCACCTCATACTATGTCTGAGAGAAGGACTGAAAATTTGATGAGACCCTCTCAACATATTGATAATGTGATGCATGTTCAAgctaaagaagaaaaggagaaaaatcGTTTGCGTTTGAAGACCTCAATTGTCACTGTTCGATGGCTAGCACTTTAAGGTTGTGCCTTTAGAGGTAACGATGAATCTCTATCTTCATCTAATCgtgggaattttcttgaattggtGAAGGCTTTTGCAAAAATGAGTACGGAAATTGATGAAGTTGTACTTGAGAATGCTCCAAAAAATGCTCAATATATTGCTCCAGAAATTCAGAAAGATATTTTACATATTATGGCCAATAGAGTACGACAGATGGTTCGTGAAGAAGTTGGAGATAAATTCTTCTGTATTCTTGTTGATGAAACACGAGATATATCTAAACGGGAGCAAATGGTCATTATCTTAAGGTTTGTGAACAATCATGGGATTTTGACAGAAAGATTTTTTGCCATCAAAAGTGTTAGTGACACTACCTCATTGAATTTGaaaaaagaaatatcaaatgttCTTGTTCATCATGATCTACAAGTTAAGAAAATCAGAGACCAAGGATACGATGGTGCTAGCAATATGTGTGGCGCGTGGAATGGACTCCAGGCATTATTTCTCAGAGATTGTCCTTATGCATACTATGTCCACTGTTTTGCTCATCGACTACAATTAACATTGGTTTCTGCCACTAAGGATGTCAGTGTTATTTAGGAATTCTTTTCTCATTTGGACAATATTGTCAATATTGTTACTTCTTCTACTAAGCGCATTGTTGAGCTACATACTGCACAAAGAAATGAAATTGAACATATGTTGGCAATTGGAGAATGTGATTCTGGAAGTGGGGCCAATCAGATTGGTAATTTGCAGCGAGCAGGAGCTACTTGTTGGAGTTCTCACTATGACTCAGTAAAAAGCTTGATAAGTATGTACGCTGCAACTTGCAAAGTTTTTGAAGTTCTTAGTGACTATTCTCCAAATGGAAGAGCTAAGGCTGAAGTTCGGGGAATTTACAAAAACATGGCAAgctttgaatttgtgtttattttgcaCTTAATGCATAAAATTATGAGAACAACAGATACTCCTTGTCAAATTCTTCAAAGAAAATCTCAAGACATTTTGACTGCTATTACATTTGTCTCTACTACCAAAACCATCCTTCAAGAACTTAGAGAATGTGGGTGGGAAGAATTTCTTCATGAAGTGAAAGTTTTTTGTTCgagaaatgatattgatgtgccTGACCTTGATTGGCTATATAAGATTGGTCGTTCTCGTCAGCAAACTACAATTGAGCATCATTATCACTTTGATGTTTTTAATGTAGCAATAGATTTCATCTTGATGGAGTTAAATACTCGGTTCAATGAGTCATCAGTGGAACTTCTTTCTCTTAGTACAGCTTTAGATCCGAAAAATACATTTGATTCAATTAATAGTGATGATATTTGCAAACTTGCAAAGAAATTTTATCTTGAAGATTTCACAAATCAAGACATCGTTGCTTTGGAATATGAATTGGTACATTATAAACTTGATGTGATGCAAAATTTGAAGGTTTCTACACTTGTTGAGTTGTGTCAGCAATTGACTGAGAGTGGGCGGTCAAAGGTTTACATTATGTTAACTAGATTGATTCATCTCGTTTTGATATTACCTGTTTCTACTATCAC
Coding sequences:
- the LOC122047000 gene encoding 65-kDa microtubule-associated protein 8-like; this encodes MGSFGTLPSFSSSAIPESSCGYLLQELKLIWDEVGQDQLERERILLELEQECIDIYRRKVDSANILRVRLHQALAESEAEFTNLLLSLGERSFPGRPEKLTGTLKEQLDAITPALHEMQLRREERVKQFQEVLMQIQRISSEIADKQEDSNVVVNEGDLSIKKLEEYQNELHRLHKEKNDRLRKVEEYMVVVKNLAETMGMDSTEIICDIHPSLLGCLTGQQSKTISDTVLERLNNKVEQLKDEKQKRMAKLHKLGKALTNLWNLMDTSFDRQKFSYMDIFTLSTSVDHELGPGSLSVDVIRQIESEVERLDQLKSTKMKELFLKKQSELQEICNKSHLEVPSESEMHKIMNLIISGEMDHDELLVIMEEHISKAKEEACSRKEIMEKVEKWMVSCEEEQWLEEYSRDEKRYSVRRGAHKNLKRAERARAIVNKIPVLVNLLIAKTKTWEQERKKTFLVDEVPLLAMLEEYILLRQENEEEKQRQRDRKLQIQLAARQENSLFARPNTSSGRSTNNSLNNSFVSASPSIRRQATIKESEGLTKNSVKQGATVYKGRSMLQKQKTLINYRHNPSAKEDVPSEITITFSG